The following is a genomic window from Cygnus atratus isolate AKBS03 ecotype Queensland, Australia chromosome 8, CAtr_DNAZoo_HiC_assembly, whole genome shotgun sequence.
GCAGCAGGGTGGACATGGTGAGCTGGTGGTGTGTACCTTCAGGTGGGGTCACCGTGCCATCCCCAGCCATCCCCAGcatgcctgctgctggtgcagccaCCTTCACGCAGGCTTTATTTGCTCGGAAAACATTGCTGCCCTCTGTCTGCCTGTCCTGTTCCTCTGGGGATGGCTCTTACGCTGGGAGAAAGCATCCAGCTGCTTTACTGAACTGCACGCATCCATTTTCCCCTCCAAAATTCACTGTACATCTGGTGATGCACAAGGGTCCTGTAAGGTGTTGTTGGTGCCCAGCAAGGGGACCAAATCTGAATAAAGAAGCAGTTGTCTACCTTAAAGTTATTCCACGGCAACAGATAGTCCTTCTTCAGTGCTAGTCTGGGGCCAGGcatattttttccagcatctATTACGCGCTGTGAAGGTTAGCAAGCATCTGCAGCTTTGTAACGCAATAGAGACAtggctctcctgctgcaggcactcTTCCATGCTACAGAGCAACTCGTTCCCCCTAAATCTCAGCcgagaaataaaaacaaagccattgCTGCTCGGTTCCTGCAGGCGTACTCATACCTCAGTGGATTTCTCCATCGGTAGAATTAGCTCTTTTCCGAAGCTGTAGAGAAAACACTCTGAAGACTCATTACAGAAAGGTCAGATAAATAAAACTTGTCTGTGGGAAAGGATTTTATTGGAGTCTCGAGGCCAATTAGCAGAGGCTCACAGGGTGGAATTTGTCCGGAGGGAAAGGAAACCCGCAGATGCCACAGCCTGGTCTCCCGGGGAGAGGCTGGTTAGGCAGTGCCGCATCCAGGAGCCCCGTTACCTCCTGAGTGCCTTTGTCCCCTTCATCCCCTTCATCTCCTTCGTCCCCTTCATCTCCTTCATCCCCACTCACCACTTCTGTCTCCTCTGTCCAGACGGGGTGACCGCCTTCCACACCTTCCTCAAGACAGAGTTCAGCGAGGAGAACCTGGACTTCTGGCTGGCCTGCGAGGACTTCAAAAAGACCCGGTCGAAAACCAAGCTGGCCTCCAAGGCCAACAGGATCTTTGAGGAGTTCGTCCAAAGCGAGGCGCCCAGGGAGGTGAGAGCCATTCCTGCCTCTGCGAGGTGGTGCTGaacagaaaggggaaggggtAAAATATCCCTGGGGGGTTTGTTAAGTGCTCTCTCAGCTCAATGGGAAGATTTGCCCTGATTCACGGGAGCTTTCTAACCAAATGTGGCACCCCAAAATGAAGGGATATAAAGGTTTGGGAGTGTCTTCACCCTCGCTTGGAGAAGATAGTGTGGGAGGGAGGTTAACGCCAAGCTAACGTTTGTGGgctctccttccctgcaggtGAACATCGACCACGAAACCAGGGAGATCACCAGAAAGAACCTCTCGGGGGCCACCTCCGCTTGCTTCAACGAAGCCCAGGCGAAGACCCGCACCCTGATGGAGAAGGACTCCTACCCCCGCTTCCTCAAGTCCGCCTCCTACCAGGACATGACCAAGCAGGCCGCCAGCCGCGGCACCAGCAAGCGCTTACACACCTGACCCGCGCCCGTGCCCGAATCCACCTTCAGGAGGGAGGCCGGGAGGGGAAGCCCTGCCATTTCGGCAGGGTGCCCGGCACCTCAAGCGCTTCTGCTGAAGCTGCCGTGAAGAGAAGCCTTCCACCCCaccgccgccaccgccaccgGGGCCGCCCGCGGGGCCTGCGAGCGGCGGGCCTCGAGTTGCGAGGCCAGGGGACAGCACAGGCCTCGCGGTGACGTTGTTATCCCTCGCTTAAGCTGTTTGACCCGCAGGTTGCACCTGGTCTTAGGTCACACGCATAACTTTTTATTATcgttattatttattttagcattgtTATTACGATAACGTATTTATGAGAAGAGCACTGCTCGAAGCATGCACACATCCCTTGCTCCGAGGAGcttgtaaattaatttattttagatattgCCCCACTTAGCATGCCTCCCACGGCTTCTGTATAATaacttcaagaagaaaaatggattttgtagCACGACCACGGAGCAAGGTACGCGAATAGCAGCGGGGAGAGCTGCGAGTGGCGGACTGCTAGCAGGGTCTGAGGTTTCCTGAGAGCATGGAGGACCATTGATGGCCATAAAAGGATGCTTTGCAGTTCattctatttcctttttatttttatttttattttttccccttaaatagAGCTCTGTGACCAGCATCTCAGCACACGGGCTAGCAGCTTGTCCTATGCAGAGAATAGCGATGTAGAACAGGCACTTTGAGTGTTGAAAACTTAGTTTGTAAACACgtgggagagaaaaaatggGGTTTTCCCCTGATTTGCAGTTGTGTCTGGTGTTTCTTTGGCTGGCAAACCGGTCTGCAGCCAAGGACTTCCAAGAACCAGTTTggggatgtttttttctgactcttcCCAATTCTACCTCTGAGTCTTGGTGGGTCCCGGCTGCATTTGCAGGGCCATTTAAGatgttttgctatttattatttatttttacaactgGAACCACCTTCGTTGTGTTACTGAGGTAAATGATGCACAAAGGTCCATTTTTGTTACTAATATAACATTGTcatgacaaaataaattgtaaagAGGACAATGCTGTGACACCATGTTTGATTGTgggcttttaatttatttttgcattctgaTTGCAGGGGGTTACAAAGCACACAACATAAGGAAAGCTGCTGGCGGTGCATGGCTTGAGGCATGTTTACGGTCACTTTAAAACTTGCAGTGtgagaaacacagaaaggcAAAGGGGAAACTTGAGAAGAGTAAAACTTCCTCTCGGCATTTGGCTCATTGGAGAGAAATGAGCAGTTCACCAAAGGATTGCAAGCAAGAGTTAAGTTCTGAATATATTAATTGCCAACGTGTTTAGTACTGTTTATATCGCTCACCCTTTTCTGAGTGCGTTTTCAGGACTGCAGTTCACAATACCCATTTAATATCAGTAGGACACGGTTGACTTTTAAGCACAGGAGGGTTCACGTGAAGGATGCTTTGACTCACTGTCATAAATAACATTAGATTTAGCATTAATTCCGCCAACGAGTGAATTATTTTCCAGGGGGAAGCACCTGGCATTAGAGGGAGTGTCATAAACCATCCTACCCCCGGTGCAGCTCTTGCTGCCTCTCAGGTCTGGGATGCTTTGGGGCGGTGTATCTcggaggtgctgctgccccaggtGAAAGCCAGCCCAGGTGTGCAAAAATACACAAGCTCTTCCCAGACCTGTACCCTACAGTTGCCACCCACCTAAATGGAGGAAGATAGATTAAACTGcccattttatcttttatttgagaaggaagaaatgaggtGAAAGGTAGCCAGGATGTATTTAAATTATCCAGCAAGAATGACTCAGTGAGAGCACCGAAGCAGCACTGAATCAGGcagaaacaaaattacattCTTTTTAACTGCAGGGTctgactaaaaaaataatttaaaaaataaataaatcttgcacaccttgaaattaatttaaacatgatttaacattcaaaaatattcagattgGCCAAACAAAAAAGGTGATAAAAATACTTAgccaagaattaaaatatttttgagatttcTTTAGGAGGAAATCTGGGGCTGTGTCCACTCTTGGTGCCCTGTGAGCCAAAATGGCCCAGACTGCATTTTGGTCTTGGTGGTAGCACTGAGACCTTTACAGCTGGCACTGGAGCATCTCCTTTGCAGCTCTTTTCATTTCACGGAGAGAAAACTCCATTGACAAAACCAGAGAAGCCCTGCTTGCGTCCAGCATGTCCTCTGTGATTGCTGTCAAAACCCCGTGCTAATATAACAAAACCTTTAAagccttgggaaaaaaaaaacaaacaaaccgcAGACCTGCCTTGAGAACCAGGAGCTGAAGTCTCCCATAAACCACAGCCGAAGTTTCCCAGGGTGGAGGCAGTGAGTttggaagcagaagggaagatTTCAGATGTGGGGAGCCAAGGCAGGCGCTGCCCCCAGGCGCGGCCCATACTTGCTGTGGGGCTGAGTTTCCATGAGCTGGGCTGCGTGGGGATTTACTGCGTGGAAAGCAATCAGCAGCGTGCCTGAGACATGGCTTGCTCCGAGGGTTTCAAGAGATATTGCCCTGAGCAGCACCGTGCTCCAAGCATGTTTGCACGCTTGTATTCTCACTGTGCAGCTACATATGTGTGGGACCCTGTGAAGGCATGTATTTGGGCAGGCAGCACATGTTGGTGTGCAGATGCTCTCTGTGTGCACACGTGGGGGCAAACTGATGTGTCATTGCATGTGTTCATccagtatgtattttttaaaagacagtctgcaaataaatgttataaaatgttgcttgatttttatttttgtttaaggaAGCTCACCGGCAGAGGGGATGCACTGAGGTATTGCACATACTGCAAGCTGTGTCACAGTGCTTTGCCAGCCTCTGCGCCAGCtgatggggagggagcagctgcactgcactaattcccagcctgctgccttctcctAAAGCTCCAAAAATCCCATGTGATGGGTTTCCTTACGGCTTACCTCCCTTCCCCATACACGCACAACTAAATGCCAAGTTTTCCAACCCTGCCCTGCTGCGTGCAAGGATTCCTGCCCCCACAGTGCCTCATGATACAAAGTGAAAGGCAATATTGCTGCTTCCTGGCATTGCAGGGGTGTTGAGCacacagctgagctctgcaACCCCGTGCTCCAAGCCAGCTCTGATGTGCTGTAATCTGGGCACAACCTGCGGGGAAGGGCACGGGATGAGAAACAGCTGGGAGAAGCACTGCTGGGAACCACCTCCAGCtgggaaaatgcatttaagcTCAGGTAGTTGCATGGTGGCTACTGTGACATCTTTTTGGGTGATTGTGGATGCCTTttgaggagctgctctgctcttcttgcCCAGGTACTGGGGATGGTGCCCTGCTTGGTGGGGTCTCTGCACACCTGGATGTTGCCCTTACATCTTCTTGAGTCTGCTCTTGCTGTTGGATGTGCTGACCTTTTTGTGCTGGTCAGGGTTGAGCAGCAGCCCAAAAGGCCGGCAAATGCAGGTGAAAAGTGTAACAATGCTCCACTGCAAAATGAATCTTGGTCAATGCTCCTGTGTTCCTAGCTGTCCCCACAAAGGCTTGTGTCACATCCTTCCGCAGGCTATTTTCCAGGGCTGTGTTCTAGCAAGCCCCAGCAGCGTGGCCAAGTATATAAGCCCCGGGTTATTCCCATTTAGAAATATAATAAGGAAGCAAGCACAAGgaacatgaacaaaaaaaaaaaaaaaaaccatcctACTATTcatagtttcttttaaaaattattttaactttggCAGGCAGTTTTTATTGTCATGATTCAGCTCATGGTTTTGTGGGTGGTAGCCAGTGCGTGGATGCTGCCTCAAGGGAGGGTTGCGACATGGGTGAATATCCATCAGCACGGAGGATGAGGAGGGTCATCTCCTGAGCCCCTGTCTTGCAGGGGGTAAGCAAGCACTCTGCAGAAGCTCCTATGCTTTAAAAAGCCTCTGAGACCTTTCTATTCCCCAAAAATTGCCCAGTTGCACTTAAACTTATTGTTGTGCAAAAGCAATTTGGATCAGGGAGGAGAGATGGGGAAACGCAgctttgctggggaaaaaaaaaacctggggAAAACCATGCTTTGCTCTGGGGAAGCCCTGATTTGCTGGCGTACAGATGCACAACAATTCTGCCTGATGGCTGCAAGCACCTTGCTTCTGGCTTTGTgctggcccagctgcaggaaaagtTGGGAAAAGCCCTGTAGTGATGGGCTGCAGGGTACTGGGGCACAGCCTGCTGTGGTGGTGTGACTTTTGCaatgttttccttccctgagaCCAGAGGGAGAAGGTAAATCACAGCAggtgagagcagcagctccttaTAACTTGGTGGCCGTCCCTCTTCCTGTCCCTTGGCTGATCACAGTCATCCCTCAAGCGAGAGGCTTCCCTGTCCTTAATTTGGCTTCTCATTTCCGTTATCCTGATGCTACCCTAACTACTGTCGTGCCGCACAGCGTTTGCAGTGTGGTCACCacaaagctgtttgtttgtctgGAAGGCATCCTGAGTCTGTTCTTCTGCCTTGCCTGCAGTTgtatttacagatttattttttgggAGCCATTTCTGATGGCATGTCTGTCAGAACTGGCTGCCTTCCATCCTTCCACCATAAGATAGGGAGCTACTTTAAATCAGCTTCCTGatgggaacttttttttttttttctgcttaggTGGTGTTGGTGTTATGTATTGTTACCTGGATTTTTTAATCACAGGTTGCATGGGTCAAAGGACTGCAACACATCCCCGCTATGAGTCAAAGGTGGCTCTTCAGAAGGTGATTCTGAGCCTTAAATTACCACTGCAGCTACACGAAAGACATCCAAAATAACGATCTTCGGCAACAAAACACACTGGCATACTGGGAACACAACAAAGTCACTGGACAAGAGCCCAAACTCTGCTCTGGTTGGAGAGGGTGGTGTCATCGTTGGACAGCTGGCCTCACAATCCTTGCAATGCACCCACCTGCTGGCCTACAGCCTGTGAACAACAGGGCCACGACAGTTGTCCATAGTCACCTAAAATTCTGTTCCCttaggggaagaggagaagaagcTGTGCTCGGTGTCCGGCAGGCTATCTTGGGGGCTGTTGtaggagaggaggaaaatacaAAAGGTGATGCTGGGGTGAGAGGCACCAAAAGGATGCAGGGGGCAgctgcctgcttccagcacAGCTCGGGTACGGAGCTGGGGCACGGTGATTGTCTGGGCGAGATCCAGGAGCTCGGCTGGTTTGGCCATGAGGATGGATTTACCAAAAGGTGTGGAAAAGCTTCGACCAAAGACCTGTACTGGTGCATTTAAcatctctgtgctttctgcttctgaaacgCTGCTGAGAGAGGGTTTGCAAGCCTCTCTCCTGTGCTGAAATGTCCCCAAacaccccttccctccccgccaaaaaccccagccctccccacaAGCGGATGAAATGTTCCCAGGCACTGCTCTGTATGGTGGGAGGAGAAATTGTGCTTGCAATGCTGCTGGGAAAAGCTGCTCCCTGGCTTTGGAGTTGCTTTAAGCTGCTGTTGGGTTTGCAGCGGGGCAGGGTTcgctctcccctcctgcctggggTTGGTGGCCCTGTGTGACTTTGCGTGTCAGCCAGTGCGCAGCCGTGTCTGGCTGCAGGCCAGTGGGAGGGAACCAGCCCTTCGTGCTTCCTTGGGCAGGgtgtctgcagctctgcctcttggtaggaggaagcagaagcagaaaaagggGCAGAACAAACGTAAACCTCCGCCTCGGACGCCTTCGCCTCCACCCCTTTCCCTCTCCAGTTCTTGCAGGTTCTCTGTGCCGGCGGTGGTCCGAGGTAGGTGAGAGCATCCGTGTGTCccctgctgtctgcagccccTGGCCGTGCCGGGgggatgctgtgctgcttttccagcccGGTGCCACC
Proteins encoded in this region:
- the RGS16 gene encoding regulator of G-protein signaling 16, with protein sequence MSCWMPRCPALSMCRGVAALPITCLERAKELKSRLGILLHKPELAQRIGAAGKLQLGSRQRDSSREVLEWRESFDQLLKSKNGVTAFHTFLKTEFSEENLDFWLACEDFKKTRSKTKLASKANRIFEEFVQSEAPREVNIDHETREITRKNLSGATSACFNEAQAKTRTLMEKDSYPRFLKSASYQDMTKQAASRGTSKRLHT